The genome window TTTATTACAAACAGCAGGTGCGGGAAAAACTGGCCCTGGATAGAGATAAAGGGGAAATCCTGACTAACCTCAATAACACCGTGCAGGAAGTCAGAATTCAGCAGCAAAAGCTGGCGAGTCTGACGGCAAAACCGCAAATTTTCGATCGCGAACGCTCGGAATTCCTGACTCGCGTTGCTCAGATGAGCGGCATCCTCGAACAACTGCAAACCTTTCCACCGACGAAGAATCCCGAGGTGGCCAAAGACTACGAAATCCTTCAACAGTTCGTTCAAGTCAACGGCAAAACTGTAGAATCATACTTTCAAGAAGTACAAAAGTTGTTGGCGACTGCGAAATTATCTGGTTTAAATCCGAGGCAGCAGAAGGCTTTCGAGCGGAACTTGAACAATTTTGCGGTTGGCAAAACCGCTTTGAAACTCGAACAGTTTTCGCACGATTCAGCCAAACTGGCCGGCAGCTTTAGCGAGAAAGCAGACGAGGCATTGAGTACCTACGACAAAGCAGAAAAACTCGGAACTCTGATTCTCGTTTGCTCTCTCTTGATATCAGCGGCGATCGCAGCAATTCTAGCAGCATACACCAGCGGGGCGATCGCTCGCTCCTTAGAAGCCACCACCCTCATCGCTCAGCGAGTGACAGAAGAATCTAACTTTGACCTGCAAGTACCAGTCACTACTTCCGACGAAGTGGGAATGCTAGCACTTTCCCTCAACGAACTAATCCAAAGAGTAGCCGAATACACAGAAGAATTGCACGAAGCAAAAGTAGCCGCCGAAGCTGCCAACCGCTCGAAAAGTGCATTTCTCGCCAACATGAGCCACGAACTACGCACCCCCCTCAACGCCATCATTAACTACAGCGAAATGCTGCAAGAAGATGCTCAAGATTCGGGTTCAGAAGACTTTCTCCCGGACTTAGAAAAAATTCAAACCGCAGGCAAACACCTGTTAGATATGATTAGCGACATCCTCGACATTTCCAAAATAGAAGCAGGTCACGTCACCCTTTATTTGGAAAACTTCGACGTGGCAACGATGATTGAAGAAGTGATGACTACGGCTCAACCGCTAGTAGAAAAAAAAGGCAATTCTTTAGCACTGAAAACCAAAGGCGAACTCGGCACAATGTACGCAGATCAACCGAAAGTGCGGCAAATTCTCCTCAATTTGCTCAGCAATGCTGCCAAATTTACCGAAAAAGGCGTCATTACTATCGGCGTCGAAAGAATGAAAATTGAAAAATCAAGACCGGCGAAACTTAATAAAAATAATGATTTTCAGTCGGGTTCAAACTACACTTCTCAAGTTTTAATGTTTCGAGTCAGCGACACCGGCATCGGCATGACAAACGAGCAATTAGAGCAGATATTTAAACCTTTTACCCAAGCTGATGCTTCGACTACCCGCAAGTACGGAGGGACGGGTTTGGGATTGACAATTAGCCAGCGTTTGTGTCAAATTCTCGGCGGCGAAATTAGCGTCGAAAGTGAAGACGGTAAAGGTTCAACTTTTATTGTCAGTCTCCCGGAACGGGTGGTGATGCAGGCATGAAGTCAATCGATTTTAGATTTTAGATTTGAGATTTGAGATTAAAGAATTGAAGCATTGACCCAGCCCAAAAACGGATACGCTGCCACGTACTTAAGTCGTGGAAAGATAAAAATTTTAGACTAAGGTTCAAGATCCCAGATTTATCTGTGGGGTAAATCTAAAATCTAAAATCTAAAATCTAAAATCGACTGACTTGCGCGAGATAAATACGTTCGGCAAGTTTCATCGGATACAGGTTTTTTATTTCTGGACGGATCGATCCGGGGGCTGGTATCCTGGATGCTTTCGGTGAGGCAAGATATGGATTTTGACACGGATAGACGGATTAATTATTGAGCATTCGTCAATAGTCAGGAGGCAGATATTCAAGGAAAAAGAAAGAGGGAGGAAGGAAGAGGGAAATTTAAAAATGTATTGATATATCAATTATCAAAATAAAGAATAATTAACAACCAGATCCGGACTAACGCACAGACTCTATCTGTAGGTGCGCCGTGTGCACCTTACATATAGGGGTTCTGCGTAAGTCCTGATAATTCCCAGGTCAAAACCTGGGAATATAGCAAGTCTAAAGAACAAAGCCTTGTACAAAAGTAGTTTTCAAAACTCCTTCAAAAGTGCGTTCTGTCTTGTCCAGCAGGACAACGACATTGCGCCCGTTCGGAGACAAACGAACTTCTCGGATTGAATAAGAGAACACCCAATCTTGAAAATTGTTCAGCGTTCCGAGGACACGCTGCCGACCGTTATGATTAATTACAAGACGCATTGCCGCGCTTTCTTTGCCAGCAGAAGCATTTTTTTGCCGCTGTTCCAGGCGAATTTGTAAAGGCTTTCCTGTATTGAGTTTGACGGCAACTGTCTCGCTTCCATTGGCTCCGGGAGTACGAGAAATAATGTTCAGTTTAGTTCCAGCGTGAGGAGGAGTTAACTTCAAAGTTTGCCTGTTATTCCAACTTTTTTTAAGCAAGTCATCTTCTGCCATTTTAGTGCTTTTATTGGAGTCTGGCTCGCCATATTTAGTTTCGATACACCCATTTTTGATGCAGGAATTTGCAGCAACTTGGACAATTTGCAATTCTGCTTTGGGAATTCCCGCTCCTGTATCTCTGGAACTTTCTAGATACAAGTAGTAATTGCTGTCGGCGGAAAAACCCGACATCCGGTGTGCGGCACGCCAGGTATTTGCCAAAGCTTCAGGGGCTACTGCGATCGCGGCACTTGCTATAATACCTAACGAAATTAAAGGTAAAATTTTCATAAATATATTTTCCAGGTGTGAGAGTTATAGCGGCTGTTATTGATGAGTAAAACAATAACGCTTCGGGTTTAGCTATAGGACTGTGACGCTTCTCAAGTCCTCTCTCCTATTTACATGAGTTTTTCTCCATTTTCCGCAGCAGGAGACTGTTTAAGAATGTGCCGTTTTTTCAAGTGGCACTAGAAAGCATTTTTAATGTGAGATTTGGTCTTATCCAAGAGTCCAACTTTTAGGGGCGAGAGTTTGCTTTTCCTTGCGAGATACTGCTACACAGGACGGAAATACCTATCTCAAGATAGGGGAACACCGATCCGCCCCCCCTCCGCAACTCCCTACAATGACAATTGTACGGGCGATCGAGCAATTGCCTCTACAGCAGCGATCATTTTTAATGCAGGGAATTAAAATTTATGCAACCGAATAATCCGAACCAATTTACTGAAAAAGCTTGGGAAGCCCTCGCCCGCACCCCCGAAATCGTCAAAGCAGGTCAGCAGCAGCAGCTAGAAAGCGAACATTTGATGAAAGCTTTGCTGGAACAAGAATCTGGACTTGCTAGCAGCTTATTTAACAAAGCAGGCGTGTCTGTACCAAAATTGCGCGATCGCACTGATGAGTTTATCAGTCGCCAGCCGAAAATTACTGGAAGCGGCGGCAACGTTTATCTCGGTCGTTCTCTCGACACCCTGCTAGACCGCGCCGAAACTTATCGCAAAGACTACGGCGATGAATTTATTTCGATCGAGCATTTGATACTAGGTTACGTTAAGGACGATCGTTTTGGCAAAAATCTACTACAAGAATTTAAACTAGATGAAGCCAAGCTCAAAGATATCATTACCCAAGTCCGGGGGAAGAACAAAGTGACCGATCAAAATCCAGAAGGCAAATACGAAGCGCTGGAAAAATACGGCCGAGATTTGACAGAAGCCGCGCGTCAAGGCAAACTCGATCCGGTAATCGGACGGGATGACGAAATCCGCCGCACGATTCAAATTTTGAGCCGCCGCACCAAAAACAACCCCGTACTGATTGGGGAACCGGGAGTAGGAAAAACTGCGATCGCCGAAGGACTCGCCCAGCGAATTATCACCGGAGATGTGCCGCAATCTCTCAAAGACCGACAATTAATTAGCTTAGATATGGGCGCGTTAATTGCCGGTGCAAAATTCCGGGGAGAATTTGAAGAACGCTTGAAAGCAGTGCTCAAAGAAGTTACCGACAGCAACGGCAAAGTCATCTTATTTATCGATGAAATTCACACCGTTGTCGGTGCCGGTGCCACTCAAGGCTCGATGGATGCCGGCAACTTGCTCAAACCCATGTTAGCGAGGGGAGAATTGCGCTGTATCGGCGCTACAACTCTCGACGAATACCGCAAGTACCTCGAAAAAGATGCGGCACTAGAACGCCGTTTTCAACAAGTTTATGTTGACCAACCGACAGTTGAAGATACTGTCTCGATTTTGCGGGGCTTGAAAGAACGGTACGAAGTTCACCACGGGGTAAAAATTTCCGACAGCGCCCTAGTGGCGGCGGCTACTTTGTCTACTCGATATATTAGCGATCGCTTCCTTCCAGACAAAGCCATTGACTTAGTGGACGAAGCAGCGGCTAAACTCAAAATGGAGATTACCTCCAAGCCGGAAGAACTAGACGAAATCGACCGCAGGATTTTGCAGCTAGAAATGGAAAGACTGTCGCTGCAAAAAGAAAGTAACGTTGCTTCGATCGAACGTTTGGAAAGACTGGAAAAAGACTTAGCCAATCTTAAGGAACAGCAAAGCGCTTTGAATGCTCAGTGGCAATCGGAAAAAGGTGTCATCGGCAGCATTCAAAAGATTAAAGAACAGATTGATAAGGTCAATATTGAAATTCAACAAGCTGAAT of Oscillatoria nigro-viridis PCC 7112 contains these proteins:
- a CDS encoding DUF2259 domain-containing protein translates to MKILPLISLGIIASAAIAVAPEALANTWRAAHRMSGFSADSNYYLYLESSRDTGAGIPKAELQIVQVAANSCIKNGCIETKYGEPDSNKSTKMAEDDLLKKSWNNRQTLKLTPPHAGTKLNIISRTPGANGSETVAVKLNTGKPLQIRLEQRQKNASAGKESAAMRLVINHNGRQRVLGTLNNFQDWVFSYSIREVRLSPNGRNVVVLLDKTERTFEGVLKTTFVQGFVL
- the clpB gene encoding ATP-dependent chaperone ClpB, whose product is MQPNNPNQFTEKAWEALARTPEIVKAGQQQQLESEHLMKALLEQESGLASSLFNKAGVSVPKLRDRTDEFISRQPKITGSGGNVYLGRSLDTLLDRAETYRKDYGDEFISIEHLILGYVKDDRFGKNLLQEFKLDEAKLKDIITQVRGKNKVTDQNPEGKYEALEKYGRDLTEAARQGKLDPVIGRDDEIRRTIQILSRRTKNNPVLIGEPGVGKTAIAEGLAQRIITGDVPQSLKDRQLISLDMGALIAGAKFRGEFEERLKAVLKEVTDSNGKVILFIDEIHTVVGAGATQGSMDAGNLLKPMLARGELRCIGATTLDEYRKYLEKDAALERRFQQVYVDQPTVEDTVSILRGLKERYEVHHGVKISDSALVAAATLSTRYISDRFLPDKAIDLVDEAAAKLKMEITSKPEELDEIDRRILQLEMERLSLQKESNVASIERLERLEKDLANLKEQQSALNAQWQSEKGVIGSIQKIKEQIDKVNIEIQQAELKYDLNRAAELKYSKLTELQKQLQQAESQLSATQTTGKTLLREEVTEGDIAEIISKWTGIPISKLVESEMQKLLHLEDELHKRVIGQDEAVTAVADAIQRSRAGLADPNRPVASFIFLGPTGVGKTELAKALAAYLFDTEEAIVRIDMSEYMEKHAVSRLIGAPPGYVGYDEGGQLTEAVRRRPYSVILFDEIEKAHPDVFNIMLQILDDGRVTDAQGHTVDFKNSVIIMTSNVGSQYILDVAGDNELMRSRVMEAMRGTFRPEFLNRIDEMIIFHGLSKTELRQIVLLQVKRLEKRLADRKMSLKLSESAIDFLAEIGYDPVYGARPLKRGIQRELETQMAKGILRGDFADGDTIFVDIENERLAFKRLPAGLVTAK
- a CDS encoding sensor histidine kinase: MSSTLASKNQPHNPPQTDLRNLFSRLGIRQKIGCGYALVICIAIVGAVAGRGVEFYYKQQVREKLALDRDKGEILTNLNNTVQEVRIQQQKLASLTAKPQIFDRERSEFLTRVAQMSGILEQLQTFPPTKNPEVAKDYEILQQFVQVNGKTVESYFQEVQKLLATAKLSGLNPRQQKAFERNLNNFAVGKTALKLEQFSHDSAKLAGSFSEKADEALSTYDKAEKLGTLILVCSLLISAAIAAILAAYTSGAIARSLEATTLIAQRVTEESNFDLQVPVTTSDEVGMLALSLNELIQRVAEYTEELHEAKVAAEAANRSKSAFLANMSHELRTPLNAIINYSEMLQEDAQDSGSEDFLPDLEKIQTAGKHLLDMISDILDISKIEAGHVTLYLENFDVATMIEEVMTTAQPLVEKKGNSLALKTKGELGTMYADQPKVRQILLNLLSNAAKFTEKGVITIGVERMKIEKSRPAKLNKNNDFQSGSNYTSQVLMFRVSDTGIGMTNEQLEQIFKPFTQADASTTRKYGGTGLGLTISQRLCQILGGEISVESEDGKGSTFIVSLPERVVMQA